The Solanum dulcamara chromosome 6, daSolDulc1.2, whole genome shotgun sequence genome contains the following window.
aattatcacatcaCACTCGGACAAAACAttccatctttataaaaattaaataaattattagtataagttaaagttaaatatttaagtattactatcccaaaaaatattaaaatattttttttacccaactccaccactttctctcaaTGTAACCCCGCCGCCTCCCCCATATAATGATTTAGATATTGTTTTAGTTTTTTAATAGAAATAATTCTATCCCACCCACCTAATCCACAGCAAGATTTTATTAACTAAtatttttaactaatattaaaattttattttattttcccaaggtgaaatattttattcatgtgcaagatttttttaaataaaagagagtgtattacacacaccactgaggtgttcaaattaataagtgataatttaggaatgaaactcacactttcaataatttaggtatttaaaactcaaaaaaaatgataaattaagtatatttttaatacttatctcaaaaaagaaaaattaaactcCAATggaagttaaattttgatatgCTATGTACAACAGTACAAGAGTAAATTATGTTAGTACAAATGTAAGAGAATCTgcatttgatatttttgttttgttttgtaaTCCTCATTGCATTCTATCATCATAACTATGGAAATTACTTGAAGGGAAAATGCATAAATTTCCTTCTAAAGTTATACCGAAAAGTTAATTATACACTTAAATTATCATGGTGATCTATTACACATCTGAACTATCTAAGAGTGAATACTATTACACACATTAACGCATAACACTATTACATTTGCTGCCACGTTAGTGCCACATCATCGTCACGTCAGGAATTataactttttatattttttttcttttcttttcttttctttattaattaacttttcttttattaactatattttatattaattaactcctaattaattattaactatacatccaattttttatattctttttttttctttattaattaacttttcttttattaactatattttatactaattagctcctaattaattattaaccacccatctaattttttatatttcttttcttttcttttctttattaattaacttttcttttattaactatattttatactaattagctcctaattaattattaaccacccatctaattttatatatttcttttcttttcttttctttattaattaacttttcttttattaactatattttatattaattaactcctaattaattattaactatacatccaattttttatattctttttttttctttattaattaacttttcttttattaactatattttatactaattagctcctaattaattattaaccacccatctaattttttatattcttttctttttttttctttattaattaacttttttttattaactatattttatactaattaactcctaattaattattaactatccatccaattttttatattcttttcttttcttttctttattaattaacttttcttttattaactatattttatactaattaactccgaattaattattaaccatcCATCCAAACCCCCTCCCCCAAACCCCAATCGTCTTCTCCACCAAAATGGGGagaataattcttcttcttcttaatagattttgaagaaaaaaaatcaagattcaaaatgagagtaaatggaggtgggtgtgaagaagaagagggtaggtggtgtgaagaagaaaggatgtTGGGGTggggtatttttttttttactttacagAAAATCTAACACGCTGCTTCTTTTTTTTGCCACATTAGTTGTAGGGAGTaatagttttacttttaggTAGTTTAGATTAGATGTGTAATAGGTCGACATGATAATTTAAGTGTGCAATGgaaaaaatttatgtatttaCTCATTACTTTAACCCATCACATAGAAAAATTGAGGAAATAATTTCTTATGACCAGTTAcaaatttaatagaaaaaaatgacctttttagattttatgtataaaaatggGGATAtcttatgtataaaaataaaaatctctcgtaaaaaaacataaaattaaaaataaatttgtaaagTAGTATAAAACCAAATCTCCCGAAACCAAAGAATCAATCAAGACAGCAACAAAATGTATGTGATTGTTCATCAATTAAGGAAGGGACTTTCCAAGTTTCTCTTATATACAAAGCAAGAGTTGGAAGACAATGATCCAGTAATAATGAGGTTGAAAAATTACatgaaaaaatcaatttcactTTTTGAGAAGAAAAACAGCCTAAGTATATCTGTTAATCTGCAGACAATAGTGTTGAAAATTCAATAGCTTATCATAGAAATTCTTCTCAACCATCCACAGAAAAGAGACCTTCTATTATACTGAATCAACTCCATCAACCTGTTGCCTCGCGAGATAcctttcccttctttctttctgAAACAGTAAAAACAACGAATATATATAAGAACAGAAGTCATGTTAGACAATTGATTTTGATACTTTTACATGATTCAAAGGGCGAAACTGTATAGTTTTCCAGGAAAATCATTTGTATCCTAGATCAGTTTAGAAGCACAAATAAACTAAAGTTCCTGTTTTATATTCCAATAtagtgtttttctttttttgttatgGAAATGCCATGCAAGAGATCGGAACGTAAAGCCTGAGCCTTGAACTTAAGAACATAGTAGTGGCAAGGTAACTTACCCATTCGTCAATAACAAGACCTTCTCCAACAATCTTTGGACCTGTATCTTCTGGAGGCCTTTTGCGTGCCTCGACCTCAGCCTCAGCTTCAGCTAGCTGGCGGTTAAGTTTCTCGAGTGCCTAAGGAACATGAGCCACGAAATCCTTACATTAATCTGATTCATTAATTACATTAATCCATTTCCACATAAACCTTAGACAATTACATTAATTGAAAGAGACTGCGGAAAAAATCTGATTCAACTAATGAGCAAACTTGGTAGAGAGAACCTACTTACAGGGCAAGGGCGTTCAGCATCAAGGAAAACAACACCTAATACTTGTTCAACTGCCACTTCATCTTTTCTTTCGTCAAACTGAACCAAATCACCGTTAGCAGGAATACAAACATTAGGAGGCTCGAAGGTCTAATTCTTTAACGAGTTAAAGGAGAGGGGTGCACAAAAGGATGTAGAAATAAATTACATTAAAAAACGAAAAGAAGTATAAAAGTACAGGCAGCCAGGGTTAATTTTCCTTCAAGGATAggttatttttcatattgtttcttCTAAGTGGAATGGCTCCTATGATTAGGGTGTAAACTTATGGCAGAGATTGGAGACGTTTCTCCATATCTTCTTTTCACATTTGACGCAACTTAATTTTGATGCTCTATGGATTTGCTGGCGAAAGATGTTCACATTTTAACCACCGACTATGGGTGCTCTCATCTCCATCTATACATTGCAGCAAACATAACATGGTTTAAATCCATACCAAAATTCCGTTGATATAGATCATACAATCCAGTTATTAAACTAACTGGTACGCTAGTGAGTTGGTTTGAAGAACTGATCTAAAGAGGACATGTAACGTACATGTGCACATGCAGAGTCTTGAGGTGACCAAGGCAAATCCACTCAACCTCTCAGTGACAGTTTTTAAAGAGCAGACACAGCATTCAAATATGAGGAGACAGTGGCAACAGCAACATTTCAGTGTcttttctatgtatatattttatattttctaaaataagatgaaagtaaTATATATTCTTTTCGGAATCAGAGGTTCATATCATCATGAGAGGCCACTACTCTTTATTAGTGGACGGCTTACTTTCTAGTTTCTATATACTAGATAGTCGTGGTGGCACGAAACTGTAGCtatagcatgttgtcattaacatcaaaagaaaaaggaaaagaaatgaaaaaagacGTGTGTTAAATGGAAGCACCTTAAAAGGAGGAGTTGTTAAGTAAGAAGTACTGAAAGGAGATAAACAAGATCAATGATTTGAGGTTATTCTAAGTAAGCTTAAGAGGAAAAGTAATCACAGCGTAAGCAAGAAATGTGTCATTTCTAGTATGACCCTAAAAAGGTTTTGCTGTAAGGACTTACGGATTGAATGGATCAAGGCGCAATCTCTTTGTTATTCTAAATATTGTTTCAAGTGATTCTACATTTCCATCACGCATATGATTGATTCTCTTCGATTTTTTTCCTTCGTTTTTTGGACTTATACTTGTTAGATCAAATATATAGCATACTCACTTTCCTGTCCGGCTAAATTATTCAATAAGAATAATGAAAATTCCAGATATCTACTCCTAAAAAAGCTATATGAATTActggaatgaaaaaaaaaaaagtttcaaagGCCAAGATTGGATTTGAGCAGGTTATTCACTTTCATGAGAAAATACATCTGTTAACTCATGGAGGGGCAAACCATTATTTAGCACTTACCAGCTCCGGCACATAATCCACGTCCTCTTTTACTTTTAAGCTCATGACTTTGAACTTGACCCTGCTCTTCTTGCCAACTTGTTTCTCGTTATTACCAGGTGGCTCGACGAATTTGAAAACTGTTAATTAGGCGTGGCGTTAGCACATTTAAACAGCAAATAAGCAAGAATTCTCAATTAGCATCACACAGGAGGACATGAAAGGCCAAGAGGAGATGTTACCAGTTGCAATGAGACTATCATCAGGAGCAAGAATACCTCCTGGTGGCCGCATGTAACAACTTTTTGGCCCAGTTGTTTGAAACTGAGAAAGCATAATGAAGTAAAATTAGAGAACATGTCTGAATACCAATAGTAAGCTGATAAAGACTACAAATAGAATTTGGGAGAAACATAGAAAGGGCAACTACACAGTCAAATCTTCTTATGCTGGTCAATAAATTAATCTATGGCCTTGGAAACACATATGGAAAGTAAAGTTCCTTACAAGGTGGCTTATCGCTAAAGAAGCCGATTGACCCAAGATCATTTGAAGAGAAAGGGGCTCGGCTGTGCACAAGACGTTATTCATGTGGGAAGGAGCCAGAAAACAATAGTCATCTTATTTTGCATTGTGAAATGACTGATCATCTCTGGCATCTATTTTGAatatgaaggaattaaatggaCAATGACAAGCTCAACAAGATAGCTATTGGAATTGTGGCTTGGGCAGAATTGTCAGACAGAAGAATAGGTGGAAAACTATTACTGCATACATATGGTAGATTATATTGAACAAGAAGAACAAGGCTACTGTTTGTGTGTTCTGAATTGTAAATATGGGATTCCACACTACCTTCGTGTTGATGATGTACAAAAGTCGTTacccttattaaaaaaaaaatacaaatataattcttctcaagaaaagaaaaaatgcaATTGAACTGAGAGTTATTAGTGTaacaagaaaaaggagaaaatttcTGTAATAAAGTAACTATCAACAGCTACAAACCCATTCAGTGTAATACCACAGGTGGGGTTTGGGTAGGATGGTGTGTACGATGTCTTACACGGCCTTGTGAATGTAAAGAAGAATGTTTCCaatagacccttggctcaaagCAACTATCTTATATTTTAATTCAGAAATGGTTGATCTTGTTTCAATACAATATCTAATAAATAGACAAATTAGCTCAGTGGAAGATCCAATTTCACTGTCCATAGTGATGTAGATCTCATAATAATGGTGTTACCCACTAACCACAATTCATCATCATTTTAATCTTCAACATGCAGAATTActcttaaattaaaaaaaaaaaatggccCAACTTTAAACGGATTGTCTTTAAAGCATTAGTACTAATAACCAACTTAGAAAAAGTTGGCCAGTGGGGAATTAAAGTGACTTGTTGCACTAATTATGGAGATTATGAAATTGACATCATGAGTATTAGGTACTAAGCACATATCACATTAGAAAAACTAAAGTAGCAACTATTAGCACcaccaaaacaagaaaaattaaCAGGACAATGAGGTTAATATAATGTACCTTGAAGGCCACAGGATTCTtgctaatgttcttgattctAATAGCACTCTTGACTTGTTTACCAGGCTCATCTACAAAAGGGATAAAAACAGAATAAGCATAATCCAATAAGTAAATatagatatgaaaaaatataacaaatataGAAACACCCCTTAAGACATAAgaattattactactactaaaTAGTCAAGTTTCATCCAAAATAAAGAACAAAACAGAATTACTACAATTTAGTTAATATTAGGCCATTACATTTACATAACACAAGTATACTCCTGGTGAAGTAgctatgaaataaataaataaataaatccatTACTGTAAACATAAAAGTAATGCATAAAACTTACTTTCTATTAAATCCAAATTAAGACAAAATTAACTATAGAAAAGTACTCCCTTAGTTTCAATTTTCGTGTCTTAGTTTGACTAGTTACTTAACTTAGATGGCATTTGGTCAtgaaatttcactttttttCCAGTTCAACTCCTATCACTTTTCACTTTGAAAACAAAAActgtctttttcaaattttgaaacatGATCAAATGcccatttaagaaaataaagactatttttgaatcttgtgatcATAAACAAAAATTACATATAATCTACCAAAAAACTACCTTTGAATTTTGTCATCTTAAACATTAGACCCTTACTAAAGATAGAAAAAGACATTCTTTTTAATACAgactaaaataaaaaacaagacaaataaattgaaacggacATACAATAAAATTACTCAATTACCTATGTTATTTAAAATCAACCAAATTATGCCATATCAAAATGGGTAGCATGATCTAATTTCATAAAAAACACTTAAATgggaaaaaaagtaaaaaaatatcaacaaaaattGATGAACATACATGGAAAGTAAAGCTTGTTTTGTGGATCAAGGCTTAGCTTGCGACGAGTTGGAAGAAGTGATTTTGCTACAGAAGAGACATTAAGTGAAGCAGGAATATTAGAGTGATGATCCACAGAAATGCCATTGTGGTGCTGTTGTTGGTGTTGCCTAAAAGAGGATGAAGAAGACgcaacagaagaagaagaagtagcaGCGACAGAGCTACTAGTTGTATGCCAAAATGGAAGTTTACAAAGACCCCAAATCTTGCCATCAGATAGAGATTTTTCATTAGCAAGTGCCATTGTTGTTGTAGCTCTGTTAGGCACTTTTTTGGTTTTCTGGTAGTCTATAACTAGAGCATTTAGGAGGGGTGGGGGTCGGGCTAGGGAGGCATAGGATGCGTGGGAATGATGGGTTGTTGTCATAATGTGTATGGGGAGTGTGACACAGTTATTGCTGCTGTTGGTTTGGCTCTCTTCAGATAAAAAGTTGTATCTTtaatatagagcccgtttggattagcTTAAAAAAGttacttttatgtatgaagtgcttttaaaattttaaagtgctgaaagttatttttataaataagcagttgagtgtttggataaaagtgcttaaatgaggaaaattatgtgaattttagggttaaaagaataaaaagggtaatttgggaatttagttaaaatataagggatataaaagtaatttccatggtcaaagaaaatgattttaagcacttagaaaaaaaaaagttaggaatcctaactttttatttttgactgactttaagaactttctggcttaaagttagcattaaacaaacacgttcaaaagctgaaaaggggctttaagttggttttgaccaacttaaagccaatccaaacaggctcataTACTACTCCTACTCTATTATTCCTCCTCTTTCAAAATAAATGGtgtttttatttgttaatttgatttaaaataagttGTTTTAATGGATATTATTTCACCAAGAAAGATTATAATGGAGTGGTTCAATACAATTGAATACAAGAAAatactttcaaaaaaaaaaaacaattgatTTTTCTGGCTACGGaagaattcttttatttttaatcagaGATACCGGGTTCGAATTTTCTGGGACCTCGAGTTGCCTTTGTTTGGGACCGAATGTGGTCCATTGCGACCTCGAGTCACCTTTGATAAGGAGCGTTTTACCTTTTAATGTGGGACTTTTCAGTCCAAATTCGAATTTAGACGGGCTTCGATTCGGATATCGGatgagagataaaaaaaataatgttat
Protein-coding sequences here:
- the LOC129893246 gene encoding vesicle-associated protein 4-1-like isoform X1, which produces MTTTHHSHASYASLARPPPLLNALVIDYQKTKKVPNRATTTMALANEKSLSDGKIWGLCKLPFWHTTSSSVAATSSSSVASSSSSFRQHQQQHHNGISVDHHSNIPASLNVSSVAKSLLPTRRKLSLDPQNKLYFPYEPGKQVKSAIRIKNISKNPVAFKFQTTGPKSCYMRPPGGILAPDDSLIATVFKFVEPPGNNEKQVGKKSRVKFKVMSLKVKEDVDYVPELFDERKDEVAVEQVLGVVFLDAERPCPALEKLNRQLAEAEAEVEARKRPPEDTGPKIVGEGLVIDEWKERRERYLARQQVDGVDSV
- the LOC129893246 gene encoding vesicle-associated protein 4-3-like isoform X2 translates to MTTTHHSHASYASLARPPPLLNALVIDYQKTKKVPNRATTTMALANEKSLSDGKIWGLCKLPFWHTTSSSVAATSSSSVASSSSSFRQHQQQHHNGISVDHHSNIPASLNVSSVAKSLLPTRRKLSLDPQNKLYFPYEPGKQVKSAIRIKNISKNPVAFKFQTTGPKSCYMRPPGGILAPDDSLIATVFKFVEPPGNNEKQVGKKSRVKFKVMSLKVKEDVDYVPELFDERKDEVAVEQVLGVVFLDAERPCPVSTRET